CTGTATCGTCAGAATGCTGCAATCCCAATGCATGGCCGAGTTCGTGCTCGCCGACGTGGATTCTTTCTGTCGTCGTGTATTTGAAGAGACTACAGTTATTGGCGTAAATCGTTGAAGTGGATGGCGCCAACAAGAACAAATTGTTCTTCTGTTTCTGATAATACTTGACGGTCGTCATCCCAGCATAGTCTAAATTATCCGTATTATCAACGGCCAGCGTGATATCAGGATTCTGGCTTGCTGCGGTTAAATGAACAATGTTGGTATCGTTCCACTTGTTGATAGCCTGTTGCCAAACGTTTTGGTAATACGCTGACCCAGTATCAATCTTATATGTAATGGTTGTGTCCGCCCACCGATATTTAGCAGGTGTGGTGTTGGAATCGTTGGTAGTCCTGACGGAAGCCTGGGCCGGTGATTCTGTCTGCTGGGTTGTCGTTTTAACACGTTTGACGTATTCGATGGCCGTGTTAATTTGCGGGGTGTCATCGGTGGTTTCGGCCACAACTGGATGGGAAAGACCAAAGGTTACAGTGACGGTGAACATAGTGAGCAGTCGGATGATCGTTCTTTTCATGAGCATTTCTCCGGATTAAAATTTGTAACCTGATATATCAAAACAGTTACTTTAATAGAGCATTATATCATCATATTATTAAAACACAATACTGCTATAACGATAAAGTGATAATCAAACAGGTCATTTATCAATCACGTTCTCAATCAATGATGCCTCAAAGTGCCAGCATACGCCACGACTAATGCGGTATTCAAAAAAGGGCTGCGGCACAATTTTCATTCTGTCGCAGCCTGATGACTCGCTATTCAATTTGGTAATCAGAAGAAATACCAGTCAGCCAGATAAAGGCCCAAGACACTGGTCAATGCGAAGACAACCACCAGCGTCCAGACGATATTACTTGCCAGGTTATGATGACTCTTGCGGGCAAAGCCGATTTCCAATAATGCGATGACGGCCAGGCCCAAGATGACCTTCAGGCTGCCCAGCACCGGATCTCGTGGTACCCGATAAAGGGCCAGCATGAAGCCGGAAACCAGGATCGGAATGTACAGCACACGGGTAATCATCATGAAAATCATTGAAAGCTTATCTTTCAGAACAAATGCCAAAATTGCGGTAATCATTAATAGGATCCATGAAATGAGATGGATATTCATATAAAGCAAAATGTAACCTCCTCAACTGTGTTTCTATTTTAGTATAGTATTTTGCCGGCAAAAAGAAAAAGTAATTTCTTGATTAGGTTCTGCAAATAGGCTATTTTTTAGGTAGTTGAAACAATCGAAACGAGGGGGTTGTCATCATGGACGGGCTGAATTATACCCAGGAATTTGTGCTGTGCGTGCTGAATCAAAAGCCAAAATTGAGTGCATTCAAGGACCGCAAAGTCGCTGCGTGTTTGTTATTATCAGAAATTGTTGAACTGTTGCGTGCTGGGGCGATGGAATTGACGCCTGCCAATCGAATGGTGGTTGCCCAAGTGACTAAGGCACCGGCGGATTATTTAGTGCCGCTCACTGAAGACATCAAGAAACGGCAGCCGGAGTCAGTCAACAATTATGTTCGCGACGCGGTTCTGTCGGTCCGGAAACGCCGGGTCACCAAGATTGCCGAAGCGATTTGTGATTCGCTGGTTAAAGCAGGCTATCTGGAAGTTGACCACAAGACCTATTACGATAATCAAACACTGACGGATCGCATCTTAACGCAACTGTATCAAGATGCGATCGCTAAAAAAGAACCGTCGGAGAAGAATTCCATGTTGGCAATTTTGCTCGTCAATTCAGGTTTGGTGCACCAAATTTTTCCCAAGCAGGAGGCCGAAACCATCGAACTGCGGCTTAAAGAAGTCATGAAGTCCGACCAGTATCATTTGATTTCAGATGTGACCAAACGGATCAATAAAGATCTGGCTGGGATTATTGACGCGGTCTCATTTGCCAGGTGAGATTAATCAAAAACACTGCATCATATAACCTAAAAAGTCGAGATAAAGTTTTCTTTATCCCGGCTTTTTCGTGTTTATTATTTATGTGAATATTGCGCCTGCAGTGCATTAAGCGCTGTGACGTAGTTCATCGTTGGCAGGTTGCCGGCCTTGAAATCTGCTAGTTTGTCGTCATCAATTGCCATCGTCTTGAAAGCATCCGCCTCAGAAACCCCGGCACCTTCTCTTGCTTCATTGATTCGCTTGAGTAATTCAGCCGGTAAGAGGCTCAACAGATAAAGGCGTTTGATCTGCGTCAAAGTCTGCCGGTAAGCACTTTCCGGTGCGGTT
Above is a genomic segment from Lentilactobacillus buchneri containing:
- a CDS encoding matrixin family metalloprotease, whose product is MKRTIIRLLTMFTVTVTFGLSHPVVAETTDDTPQINTAIEYVKRVKTTTQQTESPAQASVRTTNDSNTTPAKYRWADTTITYKIDTGSAYYQNVWQQAINKWNDTNIVHLTAASQNPDITLAVDNTDNLDYAGMTTVKYYQKQKNNLFLLAPSTSTIYANNCSLFKYTTTERIHVGEHELGHALGLQHSDDTDSIMYPTVADNDITSADIAGLAQAYAG
- a CDS encoding YisL family protein, producing MNIHLISWILLMITAILAFVLKDKLSMIFMMITRVLYIPILVSGFMLALYRVPRDPVLGSLKVILGLAVIALLEIGFARKSHHNLASNIVWTLVVVFALTSVLGLYLADWYFF
- a CDS encoding GPP34 family phosphoprotein, which encodes MDGLNYTQEFVLCVLNQKPKLSAFKDRKVAACLLLSEIVELLRAGAMELTPANRMVVAQVTKAPADYLVPLTEDIKKRQPESVNNYVRDAVLSVRKRRVTKIAEAICDSLVKAGYLEVDHKTYYDNQTLTDRILTQLYQDAIAKKEPSEKNSMLAILLVNSGLVHQIFPKQEAETIELRLKEVMKSDQYHLISDVTKRINKDLAGIIDAVSFAR